In Kitasatospora sp. NBC_00240, the following are encoded in one genomic region:
- a CDS encoding DUF899 domain-containing protein, whose product MNLPKVATREEWLQARKELLEKEKQLTRLHDEVVAARPELPMVKVDKDYVFHGPQGELSLLDLFQGRRQLIVRHFMFGPDQEEGCIGCSMQADSVGHLSHINARETTFVMVSRGQLPKLEAFKARMGWDIPWVSSFGSDFNVDYHVTTEQGELPGVSVFMTDGTDVFHTYSIYDRGGDIFKNFYNYLDLTPLGRQEAQLEQPWDWWRHHDMYDNEAASTAGTNWWNGTDKFAS is encoded by the coding sequence CCCAAGGTGGCAACGCGCGAGGAGTGGCTCCAGGCCCGCAAGGAGCTGCTGGAGAAGGAGAAGCAGCTCACCCGGCTGCACGACGAGGTCGTCGCGGCCCGGCCGGAACTGCCCATGGTCAAGGTCGACAAGGACTACGTCTTCCACGGCCCCCAGGGCGAGCTGTCGCTGCTCGACCTGTTCCAGGGCCGGCGCCAGCTGATCGTCCGCCACTTCATGTTCGGCCCGGACCAGGAGGAGGGCTGCATCGGCTGCTCGATGCAGGCCGACTCGGTCGGGCACCTGTCCCACATCAACGCTCGGGAGACCACCTTCGTCATGGTCTCGCGCGGCCAACTGCCCAAGCTGGAGGCCTTCAAGGCGCGGATGGGCTGGGACATCCCCTGGGTGTCCTCGTTCGGCTCCGACTTCAACGTGGACTACCACGTCACCACCGAGCAGGGCGAACTCCCCGGCGTGAGCGTCTTCATGACCGACGGGACGGACGTCTTCCACACCTACTCGATCTACGACCGGGGCGGTGACATCTTCAAGAACTTCTACAACTACCTGGACCTGACGCCGCTCGGGCGCCAGGAGGCGCAGCTGGAGCAGCCCTGGGACTGGTGGCGTCACCACGACATGTACGACAACGAGGCCGCCAGCACCGCGGGGACGAACTGGTGGAACGGTACGGACAAGTTCGCCAGCTGA